A genomic segment from Acipenser ruthenus chromosome 5, fAciRut3.2 maternal haplotype, whole genome shotgun sequence encodes:
- the LOC117402946 gene encoding transcriptional-regulating factor 1 isoform X1, whose product MGDQPLYKPSHSGNGTDGGYFQQQPNPMATMSGGLNHNYGSSSLEPPQSSPVSPHFPHDPGDGSAGAAMPVSAKGYSEMTEAAKGTGSWTGSGNHHQSSLVNSNLMWGSPSPEESTDPGSARSYQYSCTAQTAADGQPKVTSSVLQKLDSFTQVFANQNLRIHQGSADGNGHSLAEHGQSAASSSLADITADSALRQLLSQKPHLHEQTQETPVQQQQRYQLEQQQMQRSFDATQPKSQQITDVQQQQLYYEYQQQQHRVAQMQHLQALQQRQQMQSLQSQQHMLQHQQAQYYLQQQQKPQQQSAHVLLQQLQQQRSTYYHKQAQAAMHHLQQQQMQPLSPPPPYHQNRKIVQHQLQYSPQEQAHPVQHIQLSSGAAPYYYQEQQQTASTQQQYHIQVYQQNAHLQQQVEEERALQSPPKQYLLEPSCQLQNPGDPAATAVSGLPEGRNDGLACSEVLPHMGLPSPPHQPQRCVREALPTMQLASGKGAQKQQSPSTLWPQVSLTSERRRDPTSPDHSSLNNTGFLERVEVKNKLVCSMCQKEFKSLPALNGHMRSHGGTRTAPSPKQDEGDKQVPKEVDPLLPIVMPVSVPIKLPPAVRPAADLAPTPCCPPDRDMPVLVRMAESPPLPTPPPSLPASQQPLQQSPHSFAAAHPASSKSVRKPLKNEKAGGVSAGRGHPDKKKYRHRPDPLIIPPPSLGLVLGGAVLFQSQLRSPRIQGEIPPYTPPPMLSPVRHAPGLFSSILHTGVPPIIPITPRVLLGRASSADGSSVPVTPRPGEQAVDTEPHINIGPRFQAQIPELQSRSAVEGDQHKANMVWTPRAELQSPGARQRVEDLVNMACSSVLPGGGTNAEYALHCLFETRGDFMDTVEKLLLLKPMRPKSHPLADYHYAGSDKWTPLEKKQFNKALATHNKDFSLIQKTVKTKTVSQCVEYYYTWKKKLRLGKRHRTRQADINDEDMQSGEGEDVESDELEEDSKSGEEEEPEAPKSPDLLGKTSLEPEAYQDSVQLSTFFVCEMPNCGAAFSSMQALNGHARIHGGTNQVTKPSPRGKPKAMSQSGYGSVKSSPAHSTTSGEADPTLIFPCKECGKVFFKIKSRNAHMKTHRQQEEQERKKQQQQQGAQEVTGPIMLPLDHMDLIKPHGAQSEALHTHLLLTDDLEDFLQDCKEGL is encoded by the exons ATGGGGGACCAGCCTCTTTACAAGCCTAGTCACTCAGGGAACGGCACGGACGGTGGCTATTTCCAGCAGCAGCCAAACCCCATGGCCACTATGAGTGGAGGCTTGAACCACAACTATGGGTCATCCAGCTTGGAGCCCCCCCAGTCTTCCCCAGTGTCCCCCCATTTCCCTCATGACCCCGGGGACGGTTCTGCTGGGGCGGCCATGCCAGTGTCAGCTAAGGGCTACTCCGAGATGACAGAGGCCGCCAAAGGGACTGGGTCATGGACCGGCTCGGGTAACCACCATCAGAGCAGCTTGGTCAACTCCAACCTCATGTGGGGCTCACCCAGCCCTGAGGAGTCTACAGACCCAGGCAGTGCCAGGAGCTACCAGTATAGCTGCACAGCCCAGACGGCTGCAGATGGGCAGCCTAAAGTCACAAGCAGTGTGTTGCAGAAGCTGGATTCCTTCACCCAAGTCTTTGCAAACCAGAACCTGCGGATCCACCAAGGCAGCGCTGACGGAAACGGGCACAGCTTGGCGGAACACGGGCAGTCAGCTGCCTCTTCCTCTTTGGCTGACATCACTGCAGACAGCGCCCTACGGCAGCTCCTCTCCCAGAAGCCCCACCTGCACGAGCAGACACAGGAGACacctgtgcagcagcagcaaaggtacCAGCTGGAACAACAGCAGATGCAGAGGTCCTTTGATGCCACACAGCCCAAGTCACAGCAGATAACAGACGTACAACAGCAGCAGCTCTATTATGAGTACCAGCAGCAACAGCACCGGGTGGCACAAATGCAGCACTTGCAGGCATTGCAACAACGGCAACAGATGCAAAGCCTGCAGTCCCAGCAGCACATGCTACAGCACCAGCAAGCGCAGTACTATCTGCAGCAACAGCAGAAACCCCAGCAACAGTCTGCGCATGTACTCCTGCAGCAATTGCAGCAGCAACGGAGCACTTATTACCACAAGCAAGCACAAGCAGCCATGCATCATTTGCAACAACAGCAAATGCAACCGCTCTCTCCCCCACCACCATACCACCAGAACCGGAAAATTGTACAGCATCAGCTCCAGTACTCTCCCCAGGAGCAAGCCCATCCTGTCCAACACATCCAGCTCTCCTCAGGGGCAGCCCCCTATTACTATcaggagcagcagcagacagCATCAACCCAGCAGCAGTATCATATACAGGTCTACCAGCAGAACGCCCATTTGCAGCAGCAGGTGGAGGAAGAGCGTGCCCTGCAGTCTCCACCCAAGCAGTACCTGCTGGAGCCCAGCTGCCAGCTTCAGAACCCAGGGGACCCTGCTGCCACTGCTGTCTCTGGGCTCCCAGAGGGCAGAAACGATGGCCTGGCCTGCAGCGAGGTCCTACCCCACATGGGTCTCCCCAGTCCCCCACACCAGCCGCAGAGGTGTGTCAGGGAGGCACTGCCCACCATGCAGCTGGCGAGCGGCAAAGGGGCACAGAAGCAGCAGTCACCCAGTACGCTTTGGCCACAG GTGTCATTAACATCAGAGAGAAGGCGAGATCCCACCTCTCCTGACCACAG CTCCCTCAATAACACAGGCTTCCTGGAGAGAGTGGAGGTGAAGAACAAGCTGGTGTGCTCCATGTGTCAGAAGGAGTTCAAGAGTCTACCCGCCCTCAACGGCCACATGAGGTCACACGGGGGCACGAGGACCGCACCCAGCCCCAAGCAG GATGAAGGGGACAAGCAAGTACCCAAAGAGGTGGACCCCCTTTTGCCCATCGTCATGCCTGTCTCTGTACCCATAAAGCTTCCCCCTGCTGTGCGGCCCGCCGCGGACCTCGCGCCCACTCCCTGCTGCCCCCCCGACAGAGACATGCCTGTGCTGGTAAGGATGGCCGAGTCTCCACCGCTGCCAACACCTCCGCCGTCACTGCCAGCTTCCCAACAGCCTCTGCAGCAGTCGCCACACTCCTTCGCAGCGGCCCACCCTGCCTCCTCA aAGTCTGTCCGCAAGCCGCTGAAGAATGAGAAGGCAGGAGGCGTCAGTGCGGGGCGTGGCCATCCAGACAAGAAGAAGTACCGGCACCGTCCAGACCCGCTCATCATCCCCCCACCCTCCCTCGGCCTGGTTCTGGGGGGCGCAGTCCTGTTCCAGAGCCAGCTGCGCTCCCCACGGATCCAGGGGGAGATTCCTCCCTACACACCCCCGCCCATGTTGAGCCCCGTGCGGCACGCCCCAGGCCTCTTCAGCAGCATCCTCCACACTGGCGTGCCCCCCATAATACCCATCACCCCCCGGGTGCTGCTGGGCAGAGCCA GTAGCGCTGATGGAAGCAGCGTCCCAGTGACACCCCGGCCGGGAGAGCAGGCTGTCGACACTGAACC GCATATCAACATTGGCCCCCGGTTCCAGGCGCAGATTCCTGAGCTGCAGAGCCGTTCGGCAGTGGAGGGGGATCAACACAAGGCCAACATGGTGTGGACACCAAGAGCAGAGCTGCAGAGCCCCGGTGCTCGGCAGAGAG TGGAAGACTTGGTCAATATGGCCTGCTCCAGTGTGCTTCCAGGGGGAGGGACTAATGCTGAATATGCTTTGCACTGCCTTTTCGAGACCAGAGGAGATTTCATG GATACTGTGGAAAAGCTGCTGCTGTTGAAGCCCATGAGACCAAAATCTCACCCTTTGGCTGATTACCACTACGCTG GATCTGATAAATGGACCCCTTTGGAGAAGAAGCAGTTCAACAAAGCCTTAGCCACACACAACAAAGACTTCTCCCTTATACAGAAAACA GTGAAGACTAAGacagtatctcagtgtgtggagTACTATTACACATGGAAGAAGAAACTCCGTCTGGGGAAAAGACACCGGACCCGCCAGGCAGACATCAATGACGAAGACATG CAGAGTGGCGAGGGTGAGGATGTCGAGTCGGATGAGCTGGAAGAGGATAGCAAGTCTGGCGAAGAGGAGGAGCCTGAGGCACCCAAGTCTCCAGACCTGCTGGGCAAAACCTCCCTCGAGCCAGAAGCCTACCAGGACTCAGTACAGCTCAGCACCTTCTTTGTGTGTGAAATGCCCAACTGTGGAGCT gcTTTCAGCTCCATGCAAGCTCTGAACGGCCACGCCCGTATCCACGGCGGCACAAACCAGGTGACAAAGCCGTCCCCGAGAGGCAAACCCAAAGCCATGTCCCAGTCTGGCTACGGCTCGGTGAAGAGCTCCCCGGCTCACAGCACCACCAGCGGCGAGGCCGACCCCACCCTGATCTTCCCCTGTAAGGAGTGTGGAAA GGTGTTCTTCAAGATCAAGAGCCGCAACGCCCACATGAAGACACACCGCCAGCAGGAGGAGCAGGAGcgcaagaagcagcagcagcagcagggcgcCCAGGAGGTGACCGGGCCCATCATGCTGCCCCTGGACCACATGGATCTGATCAAACCGCACGGGGCCCAGAGTGAGGCGCTACACACACACCTCCTGCTAACCGACGACTTGGAAGACTTCCTGCAAGACTGCAAAGAGGGTCTGTAA
- the LOC117402946 gene encoding transcriptional-regulating factor 1 isoform X3 — protein MGDQPLYKPSHSGNGTDGGYFQQQPNPMATMSGGLNHNYGSSSLEPPQSSPVSPHFPHDPGDGSAGAAMPVSAKGYSEMTEAAKGTGSWTGSGNHHQSSLVNSNLMWGSPSPEESTDPGSARSYQYSCTAQTAADGQPKVTSSVLQKLDSFTQVFANQNLRIHQGSADGNGHSLAEHGQSAASSSLADITADSALRQLLSQKPHLHEQTQETPVQQQQRYQLEQQQMQRSFDATQPKSQQITDVQQQQLYYEYQQQQHRVAQMQHLQALQQRQQMQSLQSQQHMLQHQQAQYYLQQQQKPQQQSAHVLLQQLQQQRSTYYHKQAQAAMHHLQQQQMQPLSPPPPYHQNRKIVQHQLQYSPQEQAHPVQHIQLSSGAAPYYYQEQQQTASTQQQYHIQVYQQNAHLQQQVEEERALQSPPKQYLLEPSCQLQNPGDPAATAVSGLPEGRNDGLACSEVLPHMGLPSPPHQPQRCVREALPTMQLASGKGAQKQQSPSTLWPQVSLTSERRRDPTSPDHSSLNNTGFLERVEVKNKLVCSMCQKEFKSLPALNGHMRSHGGTRTAPSPKQDEGDKQVPKEVDPLLPIVMPVSVPIKLPPAVRPAADLAPTPCCPPDRDMPVLVRMAESPPLPTPPPSLPASQQPLQQSPHSFAAAHPASSKSVRKPLKNEKAGGVSAGRGHPDKKKYRHRPDPLIIPPPSLGLVLGGAVLFQSQLRSPRIQGEIPPYTPPPMLSPVRHAPGLFSSILHTGVPPIIPITPRVLLGRASSADGSSVPVTPRPGEQAVDTEPHINIGPRFQAQIPELQSRSAVEGDQHKANMVWTPRAELQSPGARQRVEDLVNMACSSVLPGGGTNAEYALHCLFETRGDFMDTVEKLLLLKPMRPKSHPLADYHYAGSDKWTPLEKKQFNKALATHNKDFSLIQKTVKTKTVSQCVEYYYTWKKKLRLGKRHRTRQADINDEDMSGEGEDVESDELEEDSKSGEEEEPEAPKSPDLLGKTSLEPEAYQDSVQLSTFFVCEMPNCGAAFSSMQALNGHARIHGGTNQVTKPSPRGKPKAMSQSGYGSVKSSPAHSTTSGEADPTLIFPCKECGKVFFKIKSRNAHMKTHRQQEEQERKKQQQQQGAQEVTGPIMLPLDHMDLIKPHGAQSEALHTHLLLTDDLEDFLQDCKEGL, from the exons ATGGGGGACCAGCCTCTTTACAAGCCTAGTCACTCAGGGAACGGCACGGACGGTGGCTATTTCCAGCAGCAGCCAAACCCCATGGCCACTATGAGTGGAGGCTTGAACCACAACTATGGGTCATCCAGCTTGGAGCCCCCCCAGTCTTCCCCAGTGTCCCCCCATTTCCCTCATGACCCCGGGGACGGTTCTGCTGGGGCGGCCATGCCAGTGTCAGCTAAGGGCTACTCCGAGATGACAGAGGCCGCCAAAGGGACTGGGTCATGGACCGGCTCGGGTAACCACCATCAGAGCAGCTTGGTCAACTCCAACCTCATGTGGGGCTCACCCAGCCCTGAGGAGTCTACAGACCCAGGCAGTGCCAGGAGCTACCAGTATAGCTGCACAGCCCAGACGGCTGCAGATGGGCAGCCTAAAGTCACAAGCAGTGTGTTGCAGAAGCTGGATTCCTTCACCCAAGTCTTTGCAAACCAGAACCTGCGGATCCACCAAGGCAGCGCTGACGGAAACGGGCACAGCTTGGCGGAACACGGGCAGTCAGCTGCCTCTTCCTCTTTGGCTGACATCACTGCAGACAGCGCCCTACGGCAGCTCCTCTCCCAGAAGCCCCACCTGCACGAGCAGACACAGGAGACacctgtgcagcagcagcaaaggtacCAGCTGGAACAACAGCAGATGCAGAGGTCCTTTGATGCCACACAGCCCAAGTCACAGCAGATAACAGACGTACAACAGCAGCAGCTCTATTATGAGTACCAGCAGCAACAGCACCGGGTGGCACAAATGCAGCACTTGCAGGCATTGCAACAACGGCAACAGATGCAAAGCCTGCAGTCCCAGCAGCACATGCTACAGCACCAGCAAGCGCAGTACTATCTGCAGCAACAGCAGAAACCCCAGCAACAGTCTGCGCATGTACTCCTGCAGCAATTGCAGCAGCAACGGAGCACTTATTACCACAAGCAAGCACAAGCAGCCATGCATCATTTGCAACAACAGCAAATGCAACCGCTCTCTCCCCCACCACCATACCACCAGAACCGGAAAATTGTACAGCATCAGCTCCAGTACTCTCCCCAGGAGCAAGCCCATCCTGTCCAACACATCCAGCTCTCCTCAGGGGCAGCCCCCTATTACTATcaggagcagcagcagacagCATCAACCCAGCAGCAGTATCATATACAGGTCTACCAGCAGAACGCCCATTTGCAGCAGCAGGTGGAGGAAGAGCGTGCCCTGCAGTCTCCACCCAAGCAGTACCTGCTGGAGCCCAGCTGCCAGCTTCAGAACCCAGGGGACCCTGCTGCCACTGCTGTCTCTGGGCTCCCAGAGGGCAGAAACGATGGCCTGGCCTGCAGCGAGGTCCTACCCCACATGGGTCTCCCCAGTCCCCCACACCAGCCGCAGAGGTGTGTCAGGGAGGCACTGCCCACCATGCAGCTGGCGAGCGGCAAAGGGGCACAGAAGCAGCAGTCACCCAGTACGCTTTGGCCACAG GTGTCATTAACATCAGAGAGAAGGCGAGATCCCACCTCTCCTGACCACAG CTCCCTCAATAACACAGGCTTCCTGGAGAGAGTGGAGGTGAAGAACAAGCTGGTGTGCTCCATGTGTCAGAAGGAGTTCAAGAGTCTACCCGCCCTCAACGGCCACATGAGGTCACACGGGGGCACGAGGACCGCACCCAGCCCCAAGCAG GATGAAGGGGACAAGCAAGTACCCAAAGAGGTGGACCCCCTTTTGCCCATCGTCATGCCTGTCTCTGTACCCATAAAGCTTCCCCCTGCTGTGCGGCCCGCCGCGGACCTCGCGCCCACTCCCTGCTGCCCCCCCGACAGAGACATGCCTGTGCTGGTAAGGATGGCCGAGTCTCCACCGCTGCCAACACCTCCGCCGTCACTGCCAGCTTCCCAACAGCCTCTGCAGCAGTCGCCACACTCCTTCGCAGCGGCCCACCCTGCCTCCTCA aAGTCTGTCCGCAAGCCGCTGAAGAATGAGAAGGCAGGAGGCGTCAGTGCGGGGCGTGGCCATCCAGACAAGAAGAAGTACCGGCACCGTCCAGACCCGCTCATCATCCCCCCACCCTCCCTCGGCCTGGTTCTGGGGGGCGCAGTCCTGTTCCAGAGCCAGCTGCGCTCCCCACGGATCCAGGGGGAGATTCCTCCCTACACACCCCCGCCCATGTTGAGCCCCGTGCGGCACGCCCCAGGCCTCTTCAGCAGCATCCTCCACACTGGCGTGCCCCCCATAATACCCATCACCCCCCGGGTGCTGCTGGGCAGAGCCA GTAGCGCTGATGGAAGCAGCGTCCCAGTGACACCCCGGCCGGGAGAGCAGGCTGTCGACACTGAACC GCATATCAACATTGGCCCCCGGTTCCAGGCGCAGATTCCTGAGCTGCAGAGCCGTTCGGCAGTGGAGGGGGATCAACACAAGGCCAACATGGTGTGGACACCAAGAGCAGAGCTGCAGAGCCCCGGTGCTCGGCAGAGAG TGGAAGACTTGGTCAATATGGCCTGCTCCAGTGTGCTTCCAGGGGGAGGGACTAATGCTGAATATGCTTTGCACTGCCTTTTCGAGACCAGAGGAGATTTCATG GATACTGTGGAAAAGCTGCTGCTGTTGAAGCCCATGAGACCAAAATCTCACCCTTTGGCTGATTACCACTACGCTG GATCTGATAAATGGACCCCTTTGGAGAAGAAGCAGTTCAACAAAGCCTTAGCCACACACAACAAAGACTTCTCCCTTATACAGAAAACA GTGAAGACTAAGacagtatctcagtgtgtggagTACTATTACACATGGAAGAAGAAACTCCGTCTGGGGAAAAGACACCGGACCCGCCAGGCAGACATCAATGACGAAGACATG AGTGGCGAGGGTGAGGATGTCGAGTCGGATGAGCTGGAAGAGGATAGCAAGTCTGGCGAAGAGGAGGAGCCTGAGGCACCCAAGTCTCCAGACCTGCTGGGCAAAACCTCCCTCGAGCCAGAAGCCTACCAGGACTCAGTACAGCTCAGCACCTTCTTTGTGTGTGAAATGCCCAACTGTGGAGCT gcTTTCAGCTCCATGCAAGCTCTGAACGGCCACGCCCGTATCCACGGCGGCACAAACCAGGTGACAAAGCCGTCCCCGAGAGGCAAACCCAAAGCCATGTCCCAGTCTGGCTACGGCTCGGTGAAGAGCTCCCCGGCTCACAGCACCACCAGCGGCGAGGCCGACCCCACCCTGATCTTCCCCTGTAAGGAGTGTGGAAA GGTGTTCTTCAAGATCAAGAGCCGCAACGCCCACATGAAGACACACCGCCAGCAGGAGGAGCAGGAGcgcaagaagcagcagcagcagcagggcgcCCAGGAGGTGACCGGGCCCATCATGCTGCCCCTGGACCACATGGATCTGATCAAACCGCACGGGGCCCAGAGTGAGGCGCTACACACACACCTCCTGCTAACCGACGACTTGGAAGACTTCCTGCAAGACTGCAAAGAGGGTCTGTAA
- the LOC117402946 gene encoding transcriptional-regulating factor 1 isoform X2 → MGDQPLYKPSHSGNGTDGGYFQQQPNPMATMSGGLNHNYGSSSLEPPQSSPVSPHFPHDPGDGSAGAAMPVSAKGYSEMTEAAKGTGSWTGSGNHHQSSLVNSNLMWGSPSPEESTDPGSARSYQYSCTAQTAADGQPKVTSSVLQKLDSFTQVFANQNLRIHQGSADGNGHSLAEHGQSAASSSLADITADSALRQLLSQKPHLHEQTQETPVQQQQRYQLEQQQMQRSFDATQPKSQQITDVQQQQLYYEYQQQQHRVAQMQHLQALQQRQQMQSLQSQQHMLQHQQAQYYLQQQQKPQQQSAHVLLQQLQQQRSTYYHKQAQAAMHHLQQQQMQPLSPPPPYHQNRKIVQHQLQYSPQEQAHPVQHIQLSSGAAPYYYQEQQQTASTQQQYHIQVYQQNAHLQQQVEEERALQSPPKQYLLEPSCQLQNPGDPAATAVSGLPEGRNDGLACSEVLPHMGLPSPPHQPQRCVREALPTMQLASGKGAQKQQSPSTLWPQVSLTSERRRDPTSPDHSSLNNTGFLERVEVKNKLVCSMCQKEFKSLPALNGHMRSHGGTRTAPSPKQDEGDKQVPKEVDPLLPIVMPVSVPIKLPPAVRPAADLAPTPCCPPDRDMPVLVRMAESPPLPTPPPSLPASQQPLQQSPHSFAAAHPASSSVRKPLKNEKAGGVSAGRGHPDKKKYRHRPDPLIIPPPSLGLVLGGAVLFQSQLRSPRIQGEIPPYTPPPMLSPVRHAPGLFSSILHTGVPPIIPITPRVLLGRASSADGSSVPVTPRPGEQAVDTEPHINIGPRFQAQIPELQSRSAVEGDQHKANMVWTPRAELQSPGARQRVEDLVNMACSSVLPGGGTNAEYALHCLFETRGDFMDTVEKLLLLKPMRPKSHPLADYHYAGSDKWTPLEKKQFNKALATHNKDFSLIQKTVKTKTVSQCVEYYYTWKKKLRLGKRHRTRQADINDEDMQSGEGEDVESDELEEDSKSGEEEEPEAPKSPDLLGKTSLEPEAYQDSVQLSTFFVCEMPNCGAAFSSMQALNGHARIHGGTNQVTKPSPRGKPKAMSQSGYGSVKSSPAHSTTSGEADPTLIFPCKECGKVFFKIKSRNAHMKTHRQQEEQERKKQQQQQGAQEVTGPIMLPLDHMDLIKPHGAQSEALHTHLLLTDDLEDFLQDCKEGL, encoded by the exons ATGGGGGACCAGCCTCTTTACAAGCCTAGTCACTCAGGGAACGGCACGGACGGTGGCTATTTCCAGCAGCAGCCAAACCCCATGGCCACTATGAGTGGAGGCTTGAACCACAACTATGGGTCATCCAGCTTGGAGCCCCCCCAGTCTTCCCCAGTGTCCCCCCATTTCCCTCATGACCCCGGGGACGGTTCTGCTGGGGCGGCCATGCCAGTGTCAGCTAAGGGCTACTCCGAGATGACAGAGGCCGCCAAAGGGACTGGGTCATGGACCGGCTCGGGTAACCACCATCAGAGCAGCTTGGTCAACTCCAACCTCATGTGGGGCTCACCCAGCCCTGAGGAGTCTACAGACCCAGGCAGTGCCAGGAGCTACCAGTATAGCTGCACAGCCCAGACGGCTGCAGATGGGCAGCCTAAAGTCACAAGCAGTGTGTTGCAGAAGCTGGATTCCTTCACCCAAGTCTTTGCAAACCAGAACCTGCGGATCCACCAAGGCAGCGCTGACGGAAACGGGCACAGCTTGGCGGAACACGGGCAGTCAGCTGCCTCTTCCTCTTTGGCTGACATCACTGCAGACAGCGCCCTACGGCAGCTCCTCTCCCAGAAGCCCCACCTGCACGAGCAGACACAGGAGACacctgtgcagcagcagcaaaggtacCAGCTGGAACAACAGCAGATGCAGAGGTCCTTTGATGCCACACAGCCCAAGTCACAGCAGATAACAGACGTACAACAGCAGCAGCTCTATTATGAGTACCAGCAGCAACAGCACCGGGTGGCACAAATGCAGCACTTGCAGGCATTGCAACAACGGCAACAGATGCAAAGCCTGCAGTCCCAGCAGCACATGCTACAGCACCAGCAAGCGCAGTACTATCTGCAGCAACAGCAGAAACCCCAGCAACAGTCTGCGCATGTACTCCTGCAGCAATTGCAGCAGCAACGGAGCACTTATTACCACAAGCAAGCACAAGCAGCCATGCATCATTTGCAACAACAGCAAATGCAACCGCTCTCTCCCCCACCACCATACCACCAGAACCGGAAAATTGTACAGCATCAGCTCCAGTACTCTCCCCAGGAGCAAGCCCATCCTGTCCAACACATCCAGCTCTCCTCAGGGGCAGCCCCCTATTACTATcaggagcagcagcagacagCATCAACCCAGCAGCAGTATCATATACAGGTCTACCAGCAGAACGCCCATTTGCAGCAGCAGGTGGAGGAAGAGCGTGCCCTGCAGTCTCCACCCAAGCAGTACCTGCTGGAGCCCAGCTGCCAGCTTCAGAACCCAGGGGACCCTGCTGCCACTGCTGTCTCTGGGCTCCCAGAGGGCAGAAACGATGGCCTGGCCTGCAGCGAGGTCCTACCCCACATGGGTCTCCCCAGTCCCCCACACCAGCCGCAGAGGTGTGTCAGGGAGGCACTGCCCACCATGCAGCTGGCGAGCGGCAAAGGGGCACAGAAGCAGCAGTCACCCAGTACGCTTTGGCCACAG GTGTCATTAACATCAGAGAGAAGGCGAGATCCCACCTCTCCTGACCACAG CTCCCTCAATAACACAGGCTTCCTGGAGAGAGTGGAGGTGAAGAACAAGCTGGTGTGCTCCATGTGTCAGAAGGAGTTCAAGAGTCTACCCGCCCTCAACGGCCACATGAGGTCACACGGGGGCACGAGGACCGCACCCAGCCCCAAGCAG GATGAAGGGGACAAGCAAGTACCCAAAGAGGTGGACCCCCTTTTGCCCATCGTCATGCCTGTCTCTGTACCCATAAAGCTTCCCCCTGCTGTGCGGCCCGCCGCGGACCTCGCGCCCACTCCCTGCTGCCCCCCCGACAGAGACATGCCTGTGCTGGTAAGGATGGCCGAGTCTCCACCGCTGCCAACACCTCCGCCGTCACTGCCAGCTTCCCAACAGCCTCTGCAGCAGTCGCCACACTCCTTCGCAGCGGCCCACCCTGCCTCCTCA TCTGTCCGCAAGCCGCTGAAGAATGAGAAGGCAGGAGGCGTCAGTGCGGGGCGTGGCCATCCAGACAAGAAGAAGTACCGGCACCGTCCAGACCCGCTCATCATCCCCCCACCCTCCCTCGGCCTGGTTCTGGGGGGCGCAGTCCTGTTCCAGAGCCAGCTGCGCTCCCCACGGATCCAGGGGGAGATTCCTCCCTACACACCCCCGCCCATGTTGAGCCCCGTGCGGCACGCCCCAGGCCTCTTCAGCAGCATCCTCCACACTGGCGTGCCCCCCATAATACCCATCACCCCCCGGGTGCTGCTGGGCAGAGCCA GTAGCGCTGATGGAAGCAGCGTCCCAGTGACACCCCGGCCGGGAGAGCAGGCTGTCGACACTGAACC GCATATCAACATTGGCCCCCGGTTCCAGGCGCAGATTCCTGAGCTGCAGAGCCGTTCGGCAGTGGAGGGGGATCAACACAAGGCCAACATGGTGTGGACACCAAGAGCAGAGCTGCAGAGCCCCGGTGCTCGGCAGAGAG TGGAAGACTTGGTCAATATGGCCTGCTCCAGTGTGCTTCCAGGGGGAGGGACTAATGCTGAATATGCTTTGCACTGCCTTTTCGAGACCAGAGGAGATTTCATG GATACTGTGGAAAAGCTGCTGCTGTTGAAGCCCATGAGACCAAAATCTCACCCTTTGGCTGATTACCACTACGCTG GATCTGATAAATGGACCCCTTTGGAGAAGAAGCAGTTCAACAAAGCCTTAGCCACACACAACAAAGACTTCTCCCTTATACAGAAAACA GTGAAGACTAAGacagtatctcagtgtgtggagTACTATTACACATGGAAGAAGAAACTCCGTCTGGGGAAAAGACACCGGACCCGCCAGGCAGACATCAATGACGAAGACATG CAGAGTGGCGAGGGTGAGGATGTCGAGTCGGATGAGCTGGAAGAGGATAGCAAGTCTGGCGAAGAGGAGGAGCCTGAGGCACCCAAGTCTCCAGACCTGCTGGGCAAAACCTCCCTCGAGCCAGAAGCCTACCAGGACTCAGTACAGCTCAGCACCTTCTTTGTGTGTGAAATGCCCAACTGTGGAGCT gcTTTCAGCTCCATGCAAGCTCTGAACGGCCACGCCCGTATCCACGGCGGCACAAACCAGGTGACAAAGCCGTCCCCGAGAGGCAAACCCAAAGCCATGTCCCAGTCTGGCTACGGCTCGGTGAAGAGCTCCCCGGCTCACAGCACCACCAGCGGCGAGGCCGACCCCACCCTGATCTTCCCCTGTAAGGAGTGTGGAAA GGTGTTCTTCAAGATCAAGAGCCGCAACGCCCACATGAAGACACACCGCCAGCAGGAGGAGCAGGAGcgcaagaagcagcagcagcagcagggcgcCCAGGAGGTGACCGGGCCCATCATGCTGCCCCTGGACCACATGGATCTGATCAAACCGCACGGGGCCCAGAGTGAGGCGCTACACACACACCTCCTGCTAACCGACGACTTGGAAGACTTCCTGCAAGACTGCAAAGAGGGTCTGTAA